Genomic segment of Mycolicibacterium sarraceniae:
CATTCTGGGACCGCACTTCTCCTTCACCTGGTACCGGGGTAGCCCGATCGGGCGGGAACGCAAGACCGAGGAGCTATCGCGCACCAGCGTCGCGGACATCAATATCGAGGGCCACACTGGTTTCATCGCGGTTGGCACCGATCCGACTCTGGGAGACAACCTGTGCGAGGTCGGAATCCAATTCAACGACGACTTCATCGAATGGTCGGTCAGCTTCGCCGAGAAGCCGTTCCCGCCGGCCTGCGATGTGGCCAAGGAATTGACCCGGCAATCGATCGTGAACTCCAAATGAGTGCGCGCCGCGTCGTCGCCGTCGTAGTTGTGGCGCTCTCCGCGCTGGTGCTGGTCAGTGGCTGCGCCAAGACGGTGGCCGGAACCGCGGCGAAGTCTGGTTCGGGCACCACGCCGCGCAATGACAACTCTGCGCAGCAGTACCCGAACCTGCTCAAGGAATGTGACGTCCTCACCACCGACATCCTGGCCAAGACGGTGGGTGCCGATCCGCTTGACATCCAGAGCACGTTCGTCGGCGCGGTCTGCCGCTGGCAGGCCGCCAACCCCGCCGGTCTGGTGGACATCACCCGGTTCTGGTTCGAGCAGGGCAGCCTCGACAACGAGCGGGCTGTCGGCCAGTTCCTCAAGTACCAGCTCGAGAACCGGTCGATCGCCGGTGTGCCGTCGATCGTGATGCGCACCAACGATCCCAACGGTGGCTGCGGAGTCGCCAGCGACGCCGGTGGCGTCGTCGGCTGGTGGGTCAACCCGCAGGCACCCGGGATTGACGCGTGCGGTCAGGCCATCAAATTGATGGAGCTGACACTGGCGACGAACTCCTAGGCCCACCGAGTCGGAACTCAGAGCGAAGATTCTTCAGAAAACTCGCTCTCACGTCTGAATCGATGCGCCCTAGCGAGGCACGTGGAACGCGGTCAGCCCGGCGCTCCTGAGCCGTAGGCCGGCCCAGTTGCCCGGCACCCGCAACACCGCGATGGCCGATGTCGGGTACTTGATCGCGATGCGTTCGGCGGCGCCGGAGTCCGACTGGTCCGGGTCGGCCAGGCCTAGCGCCACATGGCTCATCGTGGGTTCGTGGCCGACGACCATCACGGTGCCGAACTCGTCGGCGACCTGGTTGATCTCGTCGATCATCGTCCCCGCGGTGGCGCCGTAGAGCCGATCGGAGTACGTCACCGGGGCGGTGACTTCGGTGCGGTCCAGCGTCAGGCGGGTTCTGGTCGCTGAGGAGCACAGCACCAGGTCGATGGCGGGCACGTTGGCTCGCAGCCAAGCGCCGGCCAGGCCGGCTTCCCTAATACCGCGAGCGGCCAGCGGCCGGTCGTGGTCGCCCACCCCAGTGGGGTAGTCGGACTTGGCGTGGCGCATCAGGATCAGGGTGCGTTGTGGCGCAGTCACGCGAGTAAGGCTAAACGTCGGGGCATACATGCCGGTCGAGGTCCGCGGACTTGTCGGCGAGGAGCCATACACTCGCGGCAGCACTCACCGATGAGACAGGGAAGGGGCCCGGAAGACATGCGCTTCGTCCACACCGCCGACTGGCAGCTCGGCATGACGCGGCACTTCCTGGAAGGGGAAGCCCAGCCTCGTTACTCGGCGGCCCGACGCGATGCGGTGGCGGGCCTCGGTGTGCTCGCCGAGCAGGTCTCGGCGGATTTCGTCGTGGTGGCCGGCGATGTCTTCGAGCACAACCAGCTCGCCCCGAAGGTGATCAGCCAGTCGCTGGAAGCCATGCGCAACATCAGCGTTCCGGTGTACCTGTTGCCGGGCAACCACGATCCGCTGGACGCGTCGTCGGTGTACACCAGCGCGCTGTTCAAGGCCGAATGTCCGGACAACGTGATCGTGCTGGATCGCGACGGGGTATGGGAGGTGCGCCCCGGCGTGCAGCTTGTCGTCGCCCCATGGCGCACCAAGGTGCCGACCACCGATCTGGCCGCCGCGGTGCTGGCCGATCTCCCCGCCGACGGCACCACCCGCGTCCTGGTCGCCCACGGCGGCGTCGACGTGCTCGACCCGGATCCCGGCAAGCCGTCGCTGATCCGGATGGCCGCTCTGGCCGACGCCCTCGACCGTGGGTCTGTCCACTATGTCGCGTTGGGGGACAAGCACTCTCGGACCACCGTTGGTGACAGCGGGCGGGTCTGGTACTCGGGTTCACCCGAGGTGACCAACTTCGACGACGTCGAGGCCGATCCGGGCCATGTCTTGGTGGTCGATGTCGACGAAGCCGATCCGGCCCATCCGGTGACGGTCGAGGCTCGCCACATTGGCCGGTGGCGGTTCGTCACACTGCACCGCCAGGTCGATGACAGCCGCGATATCGCCGATCTCGACCTCAATCTCGACCTGCTGCCCGACAAGGAACGCACGGTTGTGCGGCTCGGGCTGACCGGTTCGCTCACCGTGACCGATCGGGCCGCGCTGGATGCCTGCCTGGACAAGTACGCGCGGCTGTTCGCCTGGCTGGGCGCCTGGGAGCGGCACACCAGTATCGCGGTGATGCCCGCCGACGGTGAGTTCGACGATCTAGGAATCGGTGGGTTCGCCGCGGCCGCGGTCGACGAATTGGTCGCCGCCGCCCGCTCCGGCGATGGTGTCGCCGCCCAGGACGCCCAGAGTGCGCTGGGGCTGTTGTTGCGGCTGGCCGGGGGGAGTGCGGCATGAAACTGCATCGGCTGGTCTTGACCAACTACCGCGGAATCACGCACCGCGACATCGAGTTTCCCGACCATGGCGTGGTTGTGGTGTGCGGCGCCAACGAAGTTGGCAAGACGTCGATGATCGAGGCGCTCGATCTGCTGTTGGAATCCAAGGATCGTTCGACGAAGAAGGACGTCAAGCAGGTCAAGCCGACACACGCCGATGTCGGCTCGGAGGTCACGGCCGAGATCAGCACGGGTCCATACCGTTTCGTGTATCGGAAGCGGTTTCACAAGAAGTGTGAGACCGAACTGACCATCCTGTCGCCGCGCCGAGAGCAACTGACCGGCGACGAGGCTCACGATCGCGTGCTGGCCATGCTCGGTGAGACGGTCGACACCGGGCTGTGGCATGCGCAGCGGGTACTGCAGTCCAGCTCGACCGCGGCGGTAGACCTGTCCGAATGCGATGCGCTTTCGCGCGCGCTGGATTTGGCGGCAGGTGACGATGCGACGATGTCGGGCACTGAACCGCTGCTGATCGAACGGATCGACACCGAATACGGCCGGTACTTCACGGCGACGGGCCGGCCGACGGGCGAGTGGGCGGCAGCGATAGCCCAATTGCGCTCCGCCGACGAGGATGTGGCCCGGTGTGCGGCCGCGGTCGCCGAGGTCGACGAGCGGGTGCGCAGGCACGCCGCGCTGGCCGAGCAGCAGGCCGGGCTGGCTGATCACAGGCAGGGCATCGGACAGCGCTTGGCCGCCGCCCAGGCGGCGGCCAGCGCGCTGGCCGTGCTCGCCGACGAGCTCCGGCAGGCCGAGCTCGTCGCGACGGCGGCACAGGGCACCTGCGCCGCGTCGAGCGGGGCGCAGGCCGAACGTGTGCGACTGCGCGACGATGTGGCCGCACGCACCGTGGCGCTCACCGACGTGCGCTCGCAGCTGGCCGCGGCCATCGAGGCCGAACACACTGCCCGCGAGGTCGTCGAAATAGCCTGTGCGGCAGCGGCGGAATCGGCCGTCGCCCTGACTGCGGCCCAGCAAGCCGTCGACGAAACTCGCCGGGTAGTGGACGCGCTGGCCGAAAATGAGCAGGCGCAGCGTCTCACCGCCCGCCTGGACCGCATCGAGGCGGCTGAGCAACAGCTGACCGAGCTGAATCGCGAGCTTTCGCAGATCACCCTCACCGGTGACGTGATGGCCGATATCGAGTCCGCTGCAGCCTTGGTCGACCGTATCGAAGCTCAGCTGGCGCTGACCGCCGCCACGGTGGAGTTCACCGCGGTGGTCGATGTCACGTTGACCGTCGGTGAGCAGACCATCACGCTGCCAGCTGGCGAGCGCTGGACGCCGGTCAGCTCGTCGCCGACCACCGTGGAGCTACCCGGGGTGGTCAGTGTGCGGATCGACCCGGGCGTCACCACATCCGGTGCTCAGGCTAAACTCGTTGCAGCACAACGAATCCTGGCCGATTACCTGCGCCAAGGCGGGGCGGCCGATCTCGATGGCGCGCGGGTGATCGAGCACCGTCGCCGGGACCTGACCAGCAACCGCGACCAGTTGGCCGCGACTCTGGCCGGGCTGTGCGAAGACGAAGGGGTCGGCGCGATGCGCGCCCGCCTGGCAGCCCTGCGGGAGGGTATCTCGCCTGCGCTGCTCGCCGCGGGCGTAGATGCCGGAGCCGCGCGGGCCGCGTTCGTCGCTGCCATCGAGGGGCGTGAAAACGCGCGCGCCCAAGCCGATCTGCATCAGCGCGCAGTGGCAGGTACAAACGTCCAACTGACGGAGAAGAGCACCGTGGCAACGGTTCTGCGGTCCAAGCTCGCCGACGCCAGCGCTGAGCTCGACGCCGCAACGGGGCGCCTCACGGTTCAGCGGGTGCTGGCTGGTGACGAGCAGATCGCCGAGCAGGCCGCCGCCGACATCGAAGTGCAGCGGCGTGCCGCGAGCAGGGTGGCCGAGCTGGCCCGGCGGTATGCGGCGGCGGATCCCGCTGCGGTGCAAGCGGAATTGGCTTCCGCCAACGCCGCGGCCGCTGATCTGGACCGTCAGCAGACCGGTATCGGGCAAGCGCTCAACGACATCACCGTCGAGCTGGGGGTGATGGGTAATGAGGGACGCAAGGGCAGTCTCGATCTGGCCCAGATCGCGCGGGAGCATGCCTTCGCCGAGCATTCGCGGGTGTCGCGGCGCGCCAGGGCCGCCGAGTTGTTGAGGTCGGTCATGGCCCGGCACCGCGACACCACCAGAGCCCGCTATGTCGCGCCGTTCCGCACCGAGATCGAGCGGCTTGGCCGACCGGTGTTCGGGCCCACCTTCGAAGTCGAGATCGACAGTGATCTACGAATCTGCAACCGCACGTTGGACGGTCGCACGGTTCCTTACGACTCACTGTCGGGCGGCGCGAAGGAACAGCTGGGCATTCTGGCCCGGCTGGCTGGTGCGGCACTGGTCGCCACGCAGGACGCGGTGCCGGTGGTCATCGACGACGCGTTGGGATTCACCGATCCCGAGCGGCTGACCAAGATGGGCGTGGTGTTCGACACGGTGGGCGATCACGGCCAGGTCATCGTGCTCACCTGCACACCGGCCCGCTACCTCGGTGTGCAGGACGCGCACGTGATCGAACTGAGCGCCTGAGCCGCGTCAATCGGCGAACGCCAGTACTTCGTCAAAGCTGGCCACCAGGCAGTCATACAACGCCTCGTAGTCAGGGATTGCACCGATGTGCCAACGTGGCATCACGTTGAGCACGCTGGCGTGTAGGGCGACGACTCTTCCTTGCGTACCCGGTCGGTGCATTCGTGGATACTGCTTATCCGCCGTGCCGGATTGGTTATCCCGGCCGGCACGTCGAAACGCATGAGGGTGATGCGGTTCCCGCCTATCCCGTCGTCGTCAGTGCGCAGGCTGATCGGCATCGTCAGGTGCAGGTCGAAGCCTCCGACCCCGTGCTTGTCGTGATAACGGCGCAGGCCGCCGGCAACTCCCGCGACGAATGCGTCGTTGGGTGCAGCGCCACTTCGGTGCGCGGCTTCG
This window contains:
- a CDS encoding DUF3558 domain-containing protein; amino-acid sequence: MTATRKLAVAAGAVAIVAAIPALGACSDSGSGPSQTQASQAPGPQAGNAKHGPMFPECGGISDQTMAEQTRVTGLVNTAKNSIGCQWLAGGGILGPHFSFTWYRGSPIGRERKTEELSRTSVADINIEGHTGFIAVGTDPTLGDNLCEVGIQFNDDFIEWSVSFAEKPFPPACDVAKELTRQSIVNSK
- a CDS encoding DUF3558 domain-containing protein; the encoded protein is MSARRVVAVVVVALSALVLVSGCAKTVAGTAAKSGSGTTPRNDNSAQQYPNLLKECDVLTTDILAKTVGADPLDIQSTFVGAVCRWQAANPAGLVDITRFWFEQGSLDNERAVGQFLKYQLENRSIAGVPSIVMRTNDPNGGCGVASDAGGVVGWWVNPQAPGIDACGQAIKLMELTLATNS
- a CDS encoding SixA phosphatase family protein, which produces MRHAKSDYPTGVGDHDRPLAARGIREAGLAGAWLRANVPAIDLVLCSSATRTRLTLDRTEVTAPVTYSDRLYGATAGTMIDEINQVADEFGTVMVVGHEPTMSHVALGLADPDQSDSGAAERIAIKYPTSAIAVLRVPGNWAGLRLRSAGLTAFHVPR
- a CDS encoding metallophosphoesterase family protein; protein product: MRFVHTADWQLGMTRHFLEGEAQPRYSAARRDAVAGLGVLAEQVSADFVVVAGDVFEHNQLAPKVISQSLEAMRNISVPVYLLPGNHDPLDASSVYTSALFKAECPDNVIVLDRDGVWEVRPGVQLVVAPWRTKVPTTDLAAAVLADLPADGTTRVLVAHGGVDVLDPDPGKPSLIRMAALADALDRGSVHYVALGDKHSRTTVGDSGRVWYSGSPEVTNFDDVEADPGHVLVVDVDEADPAHPVTVEARHIGRWRFVTLHRQVDDSRDIADLDLNLDLLPDKERTVVRLGLTGSLTVTDRAALDACLDKYARLFAWLGAWERHTSIAVMPADGEFDDLGIGGFAAAAVDELVAAARSGDGVAAQDAQSALGLLLRLAGGSAA
- a CDS encoding AAA family ATPase, with the protein product MKLHRLVLTNYRGITHRDIEFPDHGVVVVCGANEVGKTSMIEALDLLLESKDRSTKKDVKQVKPTHADVGSEVTAEISTGPYRFVYRKRFHKKCETELTILSPRREQLTGDEAHDRVLAMLGETVDTGLWHAQRVLQSSSTAAVDLSECDALSRALDLAAGDDATMSGTEPLLIERIDTEYGRYFTATGRPTGEWAAAIAQLRSADEDVARCAAAVAEVDERVRRHAALAEQQAGLADHRQGIGQRLAAAQAAASALAVLADELRQAELVATAAQGTCAASSGAQAERVRLRDDVAARTVALTDVRSQLAAAIEAEHTAREVVEIACAAAAESAVALTAAQQAVDETRRVVDALAENEQAQRLTARLDRIEAAEQQLTELNRELSQITLTGDVMADIESAAALVDRIEAQLALTAATVEFTAVVDVTLTVGEQTITLPAGERWTPVSSSPTTVELPGVVSVRIDPGVTTSGAQAKLVAAQRILADYLRQGGAADLDGARVIEHRRRDLTSNRDQLAATLAGLCEDEGVGAMRARLAALREGISPALLAAGVDAGAARAAFVAAIEGRENARAQADLHQRAVAGTNVQLTEKSTVATVLRSKLADASAELDAATGRLTVQRVLAGDEQIAEQAAADIEVQRRAASRVAELARRYAAADPAAVQAELASANAAAADLDRQQTGIGQALNDITVELGVMGNEGRKGSLDLAQIAREHAFAEHSRVSRRARAAELLRSVMARHRDTTRARYVAPFRTEIERLGRPVFGPTFEVEIDSDLRICNRTLDGRTVPYDSLSGGAKEQLGILARLAGAALVATQDAVPVVIDDALGFTDPERLTKMGVVFDTVGDHGQVIVLTCTPARYLGVQDAHVIELSA